The following is a genomic window from Nitrospira sp..
ACGATGAGCAGACGTATGGCGACAGCGGTTGGTATGTGTGCCTTGGTCATTGGCGCCGGATTATCGGCGGACCTGTGGGCGGGGGAAAGAAATCCCGTCGTGCTGGCGCAAATTCCCTATGAGGCGCCGCCGAAGCAACAGGATGTGCCCGATGTGTCGGTGCCGCCGAATACGAATCCGCTGACTCCGGAGGAAATGACCCGGGCGGAAGCGCTACTGCCCCTGTTGGAAGGCAAACAGGAGTTTTGGGCCATGGGGGAGTTTGTGCATTTGGGCGAGCCGTCGGTGCCGGCGCTCGTCAAAGGGCTGACGATGCCAAGCCCAAGAATTCGTTACAATACGATTGAGACGCTGTCGATGATGAAAGGGGTCTCCGGTGTGCCGGCACTGATTCAGACCGCCAAGGATCCGAACGAGCTCCCGCGCGTCCGTGAACATGCCTTGCGGGTGGCGATTCGACTCGATTCGGCAAAAACGCCGGAGGCGATTGAAGTGATGGCGAAGGACCTGAATCCCTCAGTGCGTAAAGCGGCGGCGTTCGAGTCTCGGTACGTTCGGCTCAAGGCAGTGATTCCCACGTTGATTCCCATGATCACCGACGACGAGCGATTTGTGGCGATGTCGGCATTGCATTCGCTCTGGATTGTGACCCGTCATGAAACGGAGTTTCACGATTGGGATGCGTCGTCGAAGCAGGATCGGCAGGCTTGGGCGACCGAGTGGGTGGAGTGGTGGGCGTCGAATAAGGACGCCTTCGAGATTCCTGAGCCGCGCCGTTCCGGCAAAAGTTCCTGATCGGCAGATGCCGAAAGGGGCGGTTGCGCGCCAAAACGGGCCTGTGGTACCTATTGTCGGATAGAGTTTTTAGACTGTGAGCTCAATCGTATGGCAATCTTAAAAATAGCGAAACTCGGGAATCCCCTTCTGCGCCGGCAGGCCGATTCTCTCAGCCCTCGTCAGATCAAGTCGGCCGATATTCAACGCTTGATCGACGACATGCTGGAGACCATGTACGACGAGCCTGGCATTGGCTTGGCCGCTCCGCAAGTGTCTCGATCCGTGCAGTTGGTGGTGATGGCCTGCGAGGGGGATTTCCCTGAAACCGTGCTGATCAATCCCTCGATCGCGTTCTACGGTCCCCAACAAGTAGAAAACTGGGAAGGCTGCTTGAGCGTGGACGGGTTGCGAGGGAAAGTCACCAGGCCATCCTTGATCCGCGTGACGGCGTTCGACCGGCAGGGCAAACCGCTGGATTTCGAAGCCACCGGGCTGTTTGCCGTCTGCATTCAGCATGAGATGGATCATTTGATTGGGAAGCTGTTTATCGATCGGATGACGGATATGTCGACGCTCACGCAACTGGCTGAATTCGACCAGTATTGGAAGAAAGATCCTGCCGCCGTCATCTGACGAGCCGGGATGTAACCTGCCCCTGTGAAAACCCTGCTTCGTGTGCTGCAATATCTCCGGCCCTATCGCCTTATGGTGCTAGGGACGTTCCTGTTTGCCGGCCTGACGACGGCCTTTGAATTAGTGCCTCCGTGGCTCATCAAGGTTTTGATCGACGACGTCATCCAGGCTGGCCGGGTTGAATTGCTGACCTGGGTATTCGTGGGATTGATCGGGTCCTATCTTCTTCGTAATCTCTGCAGCTCCATGCGCATTCGATTGAACAACTCGCTGGAACAGCAGGTTGTGCACGATTTGCATGTGCAGGTGTTTGCAGCTCTGCAGCGCCTCTCCATCAGCTTTTTTGAAAATCGTCCAACTGGCGAAATCATGTCGCGGGTGCTGAACGATACCGAGCATATGCAGCGGATCTTTGTCGATGGACTTGAAGAAATTATTACCGCCGGACTGACCTTGATCGGAATCATGGTGGTCTTATTCTGGCTCAACTGGAAGCTGGCTTTGCTGGCGCTGTTGCCGATCCCCATTTTGATCCTAGGGGCTGCCTTTTTCACGAAGCGTGTCCATGGGTATTATCGTGAGATTCGGAAGGGCGCGGCGGAGCTCAATGCCCTGCTGCAAGATTCCCTGGCCGGTATTCGGGAAACCATGGGGTTCAACCGCCAAGGCTATGAAGAGGATCGATTCGACCGGAAGAGCGATCAATGCCGGAAGGATACGTTGAAGGCCATGTATCTCTGGTCCTTCTATTCGCCGGGGATGATGTTGATCGGCAGCCTTGGCGGCGCACTGGTCTTGTGGTTCGGGACGGCCGAGGTCTTAAACAAGCATCTGTCGGTCGGTGAGTTGGTCATGTTTACGTCGTATCTGGCGCTGTTCTATGTGCCGATCAACCAGATCCATTCCGTCAATCACATGCTGCAACATGCGCTGGCGGCGAGCGAACGGGTCTTCGATGTGCTCGATATCGTGCCGGATGTGCGAGACGAGCTGGGTGTCCAAGCGCCGGGATCTCGTCTTACCGGGGCCGTGACGTTTGATCAGGTGCAATTCCACTATCGCAGCGATGCGCCCATTCTCAATGATGTCAGTATTACCGTGCGAGCCGGTGAGCGGGTCGCGCTGGTGGGGCCCAGCGGAGCAGGAAAGAGCACTACGCTGAAGTTACTGAATCGATTCTACGACGTTACCGGCGGGTCGATTACGATTGATGGGATCGATATCCGAAGGATGCCGCTGGCGTTTCTGCGAAACCAGATTGGCCTTGTGCAGCAGGAGCCTTTTCTCTTCAATGGCACGGTCAGGGAAAATATTCTCTACGGCGATCTCTCGGCGGGGCAGGAGGCGGTCGAGGCCGCGGCCAAGGCCGCCCGCGCCCATGAGTTCATCGTGAAGCTCCCTGAGGGGTACGATACGTGGATCGGGGAGCGCGGCGTCAAACTATCGGTCGGACAGCGGCAGCGAGTATCGATTGCGCGTGTCCTGCTCAAAGATCCTCCGATCGTGATGTTCGATGAGGCGACCTCCAACATCGATACGGAGACTGAGGTCAAGATCCGCGAGGCCTTGAATGAACTCACCAAAGGCCGGACGACCCTCATCATCGCGCACCGCCTCTCGACCATTAACGAGGTTGATCGCATTATTGTGGTCGAGCATGGGCGGGTGGTCGAAGAGGGCACGCATGAGGCCTTGCTCGCTCGCGGAGGCGTCTATTCGCGGTTGTACGAGGCGCAGTTTCAGGTGTAGCAGGATGCTGAAAATGTCCGCCAGCGGCGTTCTCGCATCGTTCAGACCCTCAACGTATCCCGAGGATACGCCTCGGTCCTTCACTCGCTGCGGCCTAGCTGAACAGCCATTTTGAGCCTCCTGCGAGAGAGTTTTCTGTTCAAGTGGAACACGTTTCCGATTGTTCGAGGGAGCAATGCATTGCTCCCTAGCGTATTTAGTCGCTAGGACG
Proteins encoded in this region:
- a CDS encoding conserved exported protein of unknown function (Evidence 4 : Unknown function but conserved in other organisms; MaGe:77307845), which gives rise to MSRRMATAVGMCALVIGAGLSADLWAGERNPVVLAQIPYEAPPKQQDVPDVSVPPNTNPLTPEEMTRAEALLPLLEGKQEFWAMGEFVHLGEPSVPALVKGLTMPSPRIRYNTIETLSMMKGVSGVPALIQTAKDPNELPRVREHALRVAIRLDSAKTPEAIEVMAKDLNPSVRKAAAFESRYVRLKAVIPTLIPMITDDERFVAMSALHSLWIVTRHETEFHDWDASSKQDRQAWATEWVEWWASNKDAFEIPEPRRSGKSS
- a CDS encoding Peptide deformylase (MaGe:77307846) translates to MAILKIAKLGNPLLRRQADSLSPRQIKSADIQRLIDDMLETMYDEPGIGLAAPQVSRSVQLVVMACEGDFPETVLINPSIAFYGPQQVENWEGCLSVDGLRGKVTRPSLIRVTAFDRQGKPLDFEATGLFAVCIQHEMDHLIGKLFIDRMTDMSTLTQLAEFDQYWKKDPAAVI
- a CDS encoding Lipid A export ATP-binding/permease protein MsbA (MaGe:77307847) yields the protein MKTLLRVLQYLRPYRLMVLGTFLFAGLTTAFELVPPWLIKVLIDDVIQAGRVELLTWVFVGLIGSYLLRNLCSSMRIRLNNSLEQQVVHDLHVQVFAALQRLSISFFENRPTGEIMSRVLNDTEHMQRIFVDGLEEIITAGLTLIGIMVVLFWLNWKLALLALLPIPILILGAAFFTKRVHGYYREIRKGAAELNALLQDSLAGIRETMGFNRQGYEEDRFDRKSDQCRKDTLKAMYLWSFYSPGMMLIGSLGGALVLWFGTAEVLNKHLSVGELVMFTSYLALFYVPINQIHSVNHMLQHALAASERVFDVLDIVPDVRDELGVQAPGSRLTGAVTFDQVQFHYRSDAPILNDVSITVRAGERVALVGPSGAGKSTTLKLLNRFYDVTGGSITIDGIDIRRMPLAFLRNQIGLVQQEPFLFNGTVRENILYGDLSAGQEAVEAAAKAARAHEFIVKLPEGYDTWIGERGVKLSVGQRQRVSIARVLLKDPPIVMFDEATSNIDTETEVKIREALNELTKGRTTLIIAHRLSTINEVDRIIVVEHGRVVEEGTHEALLARGGVYSRLYEAQFQV